The Nycticebus coucang isolate mNycCou1 chromosome 5, mNycCou1.pri, whole genome shotgun sequence genome window below encodes:
- the NGF gene encoding beta-nerve growth factor isoform X2, with protein MSMLFYALITAFLIGIQAEPYSESNVPAGHTLPQAHWTKLQHSLDTALRRAHSTPAGAIAARVAGQSHNITVDPKLFKKRRLRSPRVLFSTQPPPEASDSPEVQDLDLEVGGAAPSNRTHRGKRSAPHPVFHRGEFSVCDSVSVWVGDKTSATDIKGKEVMVLGEVNINNSVFKQYFFETKCRDPNPVDSGCRGIDSKHWNSYCTTTHTFVKALTMDGKQAAWRFIRIDTACVCVLSRKTARRA; from the coding sequence ATGTCCATGTTGTTCTACGCTCTGATTACAGCTTTTCTGATCGGCATACAGGCAGAGCCATACTCGGAGAGCAATGTCCCAGCAGGACACACCCTCCCGCAAGCCCACTGGACTAAGCTGCAGCACTCCCTGGACACAGCCCTCCGCAGAGCCCACAGCACGCCTGCGGGGGCGATAGCAGCCCGGGTGGCAGGCCAGAGCCACAACATCACCGTGGACCCCAAGCTTTTTAAGAAGCGGCGCCTACGTTCACCCCGCGTGCTGTTCAGCACACAGCCGCCGCCTGAAGCCTCAGACTCACCCGAAGTCCAGGACCTGGACTTGGAGGTCGGCGGTGCTGCCCCCTCCAACAGGACTCACAGGGGCAAGCGGTCAGCGCCCCACCCCGTCTTCCACAGGGGGGAGTTCTCGGTGTGCGACAGCGTCAGCGTGTGGGTTGGGGATAAGACCAGCGCCACGGACATCAAGGGCAAGGAGGTGATGGTGCTGGGAGAGGTGAACATCAACAACAGCGTATTCAAACAGTACTTTTTTGAGACCAAGTGCCGAGACCCCAATCCCGTTGACAGCGGGTGCCGGGGCATCGACTCAAAGCATTGGAACTCCTACTGCACCACCACTCACACCTTCGTCAAGGCGCTGACCATGGACGGCAAGCAGGCAGCCTGGCGGTTCATCCGGATCGACACTGCCTGCGTGTGTGTGCTCAGCAGGAAGACGGCTAGAAGGGCCTGA